Proteins from a single region of Candidatus Latescibacter sp.:
- the ptsP gene encoding phosphoenolpyruvate--protein phosphotransferase gives MEKEKKLISREYTGIAGSPGIAIGHAFIYDSENIWIEEKYIAPEEIEHEKLRLQETLAKVVRDIKELRFKLEIKAGKENASIFDPYIMLLEDPQLIDETNTLIEEGKSAEYAFFRTTRKIIKAYKRVEDEYLRERIGDITDILRRVYVKLLGKDHFTLENIEYPVIVIAKILNPSDTANMHSGKIQAFVTDYGGKTSHATIIARALKIPAVLGAKTASLDISAGDAVIVDGSSGKVFVNPDQKTIDRYREEQKQLEQDRLNLQDIKDLPAVTTDGRHIALMANIEFTEEGEAALENGAEGIGLFRSEFHYIMKDTLPSEEEMYTAYKSVADKMAPRPVVIRTFDLGGDKISYLSPPEPEENPYLGWRAIRVSLTLKDLFKIQLRAIVRASAARNVSVMFPMVSNIAELNETLAIVEEVKEEIRKEGRDYDPNMPVGVMIEVPAAVMIADRMAKKVKFFSIGTNDLIQYSVAVDRANDKISALFEPFHPGVLRLIQITAQAAHENGIKVAVCGEMSGDPATALMLIGLEIDELSMTPSFIPAIKRLIRSVSLEEAKKIADRSLTFDTAEEVKELVKKEMNRFNII, from the coding sequence TTGGAAAAAGAAAAAAAACTCATATCTCGGGAATATACCGGTATTGCGGGGTCACCCGGCATTGCTATCGGTCATGCGTTTATCTACGACAGCGAGAATATCTGGATCGAGGAAAAATACATTGCCCCGGAGGAGATCGAACACGAAAAACTCCGGCTTCAGGAAACGCTCGCCAAAGTGGTCAGGGATATCAAGGAGCTGCGTTTCAAGCTTGAGATAAAAGCGGGTAAGGAAAATGCCAGCATATTCGATCCCTACATCATGCTCCTTGAGGATCCCCAGCTCATCGATGAAACCAATACGCTCATCGAGGAAGGCAAAAGCGCTGAATACGCCTTTTTCCGTACCACCCGCAAGATAATAAAAGCTTATAAGCGTGTCGAAGATGAGTACCTGCGCGAGCGGATCGGCGATATAACCGATATTCTTCGCAGGGTATATGTCAAGCTTCTCGGGAAGGATCATTTCACCCTTGAAAATATTGAATACCCGGTGATTGTAATAGCCAAGATTCTTAATCCCTCCGATACAGCGAACATGCACTCGGGGAAAATCCAGGCTTTTGTGACTGATTACGGGGGGAAAACCTCCCACGCCACCATCATTGCCCGTGCTCTTAAAATTCCCGCCGTTCTGGGTGCAAAAACCGCTTCGCTGGATATAAGCGCCGGGGATGCGGTTATCGTCGACGGCTCCAGCGGAAAAGTGTTTGTTAACCCGGATCAGAAAACCATCGACCGCTACCGTGAGGAACAGAAACAGCTTGAACAGGACCGCCTGAACCTGCAGGATATCAAGGATCTGCCGGCGGTCACCACCGACGGCAGACATATCGCTCTTATGGCCAATATCGAATTTACCGAAGAGGGAGAAGCGGCGCTGGAAAATGGCGCAGAAGGCATCGGATTATTTCGCAGCGAATTTCACTACATCATGAAAGATACTCTCCCCAGCGAAGAGGAAATGTATACCGCTTACAAGTCGGTGGCGGACAAGATGGCGCCGCGGCCGGTAGTCATTCGAACCTTTGACCTCGGCGGCGATAAGATTTCCTACCTTTCTCCCCCGGAACCGGAAGAAAACCCCTACCTGGGCTGGCGGGCCATTCGGGTGAGCCTCACCTTGAAGGATCTTTTCAAGATACAGCTCAGGGCCATCGTGCGCGCTTCCGCTGCACGGAATGTTAGCGTGATGTTTCCGATGGTTTCCAACATTGCGGAGTTGAACGAAACCCTGGCCATTGTGGAAGAGGTGAAGGAGGAGATCCGTAAGGAGGGCCGGGATTACGACCCCAATATGCCTGTGGGAGTAATGATCGAGGTGCCGGCTGCTGTGATGATCGCCGACCGCATGGCAAAAAAGGTGAAATTCTTCTCCATCGGAACGAACGATCTGATCCAGTATTCGGTGGCGGTGGACCGCGCCAACGACAAGATTTCCGCGCTGTTCGAGCCTTTTCATCCGGGGGTTCTGAGGCTGATCCAGATCACTGCACAAGCGGCTCATGAGAACGGCATAAAAGTTGCTGTTTGCGGAGAGATGAGCGGCGATCCGGCAACCGCTCTTATGCTCATTGGGCTGGAGATCGATGAATTGTCCATGACCCCTTCTTTCATACCGGCAATAAAACGTCTTATCCGCTCGGTAAGTCTGGAGGAGGCGAAAAAAATCGCTGACCGGTCCCTTACCTTCGATACCGCCGAGGAGGTCAAGGAATTGGTGAAAAAAGAGATGAACAGGTTCAATATAATATAA
- a CDS encoding PTS system mannose/fructose/sorbose family transporter subunit IID, whose translation MAFGKRDMKKIGFAALVEIYLRSFFAQGSFSGKYRQNLGFAWCIEPAGNCIWEGDDERRKFYLRHLEYFNANPFMFPLVLGAVIKMEERFRDDDGISEEDIRRFKLAVGQATGSVGDRYFWRTLRPFAVVMGLFSSYFYGLWGAAVFLALFNLPLFYLKWRWLLNGYQLGPQVVIEIKNRKLESAVSTMELLGCLVLPYLTVIFLAHPPYRASWITVGVCLVFLLSVFLFRRKQPPSKALVWSAGAALILGMIIS comes from the coding sequence ATGGCTTTTGGTAAACGTGATATGAAAAAAATTGGCTTCGCAGCTCTGGTGGAAATATACCTGCGAAGCTTTTTTGCTCAGGGATCTTTTTCGGGAAAATACCGTCAGAACCTTGGTTTTGCCTGGTGCATCGAACCGGCGGGGAACTGCATTTGGGAGGGTGATGATGAGAGGAGGAAATTTTATCTCCGCCACCTTGAATATTTCAACGCCAACCCGTTCATGTTTCCCTTAGTCCTCGGTGCAGTAATAAAGATGGAGGAACGTTTCCGTGATGATGACGGTATAAGTGAAGAGGACATTCGGCGTTTCAAGCTTGCGGTCGGGCAGGCGACCGGCTCGGTAGGGGATAGGTATTTCTGGAGAACTTTACGGCCATTTGCTGTTGTAATGGGATTGTTTTCATCGTATTTTTATGGATTATGGGGAGCAGCGGTTTTTCTGGCGCTCTTTAATCTTCCCCTGTTCTATTTAAAATGGCGCTGGCTTTTGAACGGATATCAACTCGGGCCACAGGTGGTGATAGAGATTAAGAATAGAAAGCTGGAGTCTGCGGTATCGACAATGGAGTTGCTCGGCTGTCTGGTTCTCCCCTATCTGACGGTAATCTTTCTGGCTCATCCTCCGTACAGGGCGAGCTGGATAACGGTGGGAGTTTGCCTGGTATTTCTTCTCAGCGTTTTCCTCTTCCGTAGGAAGCAGCCGCCGTCGAAGGCGCTGGTGTGGTCGGCAGGAGCCGCTCTGATTCTGGGAATGATTATATCGTAA
- a CDS encoding HPr family phosphocarrier protein — translation MVVEKVVYIQNKLGMHLRPATLLVREASRFKSKIELEVDGTRVNGKSFMGVMMLAAAYGSKVTINATGEDAEEAVEKIKAIIDSKFDEE, via the coding sequence ATGGTTGTTGAAAAGGTGGTATATATTCAAAACAAACTGGGAATGCATCTACGGCCTGCTACGCTCCTGGTCCGGGAGGCGTCACGCTTCAAATCAAAAATAGAGCTGGAAGTGGACGGCACCCGGGTAAACGGTAAATCCTTCATGGGAGTGATGATGCTTGCCGCCGCTTACGGCAGCAAAGTGACCATAAACGCCACGGGTGAAGATGCGGAAGAGGCTGTGGAAAAAATAAAGGCTATTATCGACAGTAAATTTGATGAAGAATAA
- a CDS encoding valine--tRNA ligase, with protein MGAADIDKIYNSKTVEEKWLEFWGKNGFGHAAPGTGKKSYSIVIPPPNVTAVLHLGHALNNTIQDILIRLKRMQGFESEWMPGTDHAGIATQNVVERKISSEMGKTRQELGREAFIREVWKFREETGGVIIKQLKRMGCSCDWERERFTMDEGLSRAVTEVFVRLYEKGLIYRGKYIINWCPRCQTALSDEEAEHEERSGHLWYIRYPAKDGSEGIVVATTRPETMLGDVAVAVNPADRRYSHFLGKTLILPLVGREIPVIADDFVDPAFGTGAVKVTPAHDPNDFEIGLRHHLEPVTVMHGDGTMNAHTGTEFDGLTREAARKKAVEMLTGLGLLVKVEDHRHAVGHCYRCHTVTEPYLSNQWFVRMKTLARPAIEAVNDGRIAFYPERWTKVYLGWMENIRDWCISRQLWWGHRIPVYYCGQCGEVMVSKTPVTECTKCRSADVVQDPDVLDTWFSSWLWPFSTFGWPEDTPDLRTFYPTSTLSTAPEIIFFWVARMIMAGMEFMGDIPFSKVYLHGTVRDEQGRKMSKSLGNGVDPLEVIETHGADALRFSMIIITAQGQDVFISYAGKSGKKKEHNTFDIGRNFANKIWNAARLILTFSGGSIGRTDAVKPDLADTWIKSRYNREVIYVTQMLENFKFNEAAQTMYHFIWHDFCDWYLEIIKPRVARGGDEKTFVLRNAAEILAGSMQLLHPIMPFITEEIWQLLTGLLGEKPAKSIMVSKWPDVKMHIIDPDIEREMEMVQSLISAIRTIRNEMNVPPGEKAEVIVVPADEKAKRILEENIAYILDLAAVKHITFTGESARPPKSAAGISDKNEVFVLLEGLVDFDRERARLSKEIERRRNFIASIETKLANENFLSRAPKDIIEQERRKGNDTREEMKKLIANLEALGD; from the coding sequence CCACCCAGAACGTAGTGGAACGGAAAATCTCCTCCGAGATGGGAAAAACCCGCCAGGAATTGGGCCGCGAGGCCTTTATCCGCGAAGTATGGAAATTCAGGGAAGAGACCGGCGGCGTCATCATCAAGCAGCTCAAGCGGATGGGCTGTTCCTGTGACTGGGAGCGTGAGCGGTTCACCATGGATGAGGGACTTTCACGGGCGGTGACAGAGGTATTTGTCCGCCTCTACGAAAAAGGGCTTATCTACCGCGGCAAGTATATTATCAACTGGTGCCCGCGCTGCCAGACCGCTCTCTCGGATGAGGAAGCCGAACACGAAGAACGCTCCGGGCATCTCTGGTATATCCGCTATCCGGCTAAAGACGGCTCTGAGGGGATCGTGGTTGCTACAACACGGCCGGAAACCATGCTCGGAGATGTGGCGGTGGCGGTGAATCCCGCAGACCGGCGCTATAGCCATTTTTTGGGGAAAACACTGATTCTGCCCCTGGTCGGCCGTGAGATACCGGTAATCGCCGATGATTTCGTGGACCCGGCTTTCGGCACCGGGGCGGTCAAAGTCACCCCGGCCCATGATCCGAACGACTTCGAGATCGGTCTCCGTCACCACCTGGAGCCGGTTACCGTCATGCACGGCGACGGCACCATGAACGCCCACACTGGGACCGAATTCGATGGCCTTACCCGTGAGGCGGCGCGGAAGAAGGCGGTTGAAATGCTAACCGGCCTCGGCCTCCTGGTCAAAGTGGAGGATCACCGTCATGCGGTGGGGCACTGCTATCGCTGCCATACCGTTACCGAGCCGTATCTTTCAAACCAGTGGTTTGTCCGTATGAAAACCCTTGCCAGGCCCGCGATAGAAGCGGTAAACGACGGCCGTATCGCTTTCTATCCCGAGCGCTGGACCAAAGTATACCTGGGCTGGATGGAGAATATAAGAGACTGGTGCATATCCCGTCAGCTCTGGTGGGGGCATCGGATTCCGGTATATTACTGCGGGCAATGCGGTGAGGTCATGGTTTCAAAGACTCCGGTGACCGAGTGCACGAAGTGCCGGAGCGCCGATGTGGTTCAGGACCCCGATGTCCTCGATACCTGGTTCAGCTCCTGGCTGTGGCCGTTCTCCACTTTCGGCTGGCCGGAAGACACCCCCGATCTGCGTACTTTCTATCCCACCAGCACACTTTCTACCGCGCCGGAGATCATCTTTTTCTGGGTGGCGAGGATGATCATGGCGGGAATGGAATTCATGGGGGACATCCCCTTCTCCAAGGTGTATCTCCACGGCACAGTACGGGATGAACAGGGACGGAAGATGTCCAAATCGCTCGGAAACGGAGTCGACCCTCTCGAAGTTATCGAGACCCACGGCGCCGATGCCCTGAGGTTCAGCATGATTATCATTACGGCGCAGGGGCAGGATGTGTTCATCTCCTATGCCGGGAAGAGCGGGAAAAAGAAGGAGCACAACACTTTCGATATCGGCCGGAACTTTGCCAATAAAATCTGGAATGCGGCCCGTCTCATCCTGACATTCTCCGGCGGTTCAATAGGGCGGACCGATGCAGTAAAACCGGATTTAGCCGATACATGGATAAAGTCCCGGTACAATCGCGAAGTGATATATGTGACTCAAATGCTGGAAAACTTTAAATTCAATGAAGCCGCTCAGACCATGTATCATTTCATCTGGCATGATTTCTGCGACTGGTATCTGGAGATCATCAAGCCCCGTGTGGCCCGCGGGGGTGATGAAAAAACGTTCGTGCTTCGGAACGCGGCGGAGATTCTGGCAGGAAGCATGCAGCTTCTCCACCCGATCATGCCTTTTATTACCGAGGAAATCTGGCAGCTTCTCACCGGGCTTTTGGGTGAAAAACCGGCGAAGAGCATTATGGTCTCGAAGTGGCCGGATGTTAAAATGCATATAATCGACCCGGATATCGAGCGTGAGATGGAGATGGTGCAATCTCTCATCAGCGCCATCCGCACCATCCGAAACGAGATGAATGTCCCTCCGGGTGAAAAGGCCGAGGTGATCGTGGTTCCGGCGGATGAAAAGGCAAAGCGCATTCTAGAGGAAAATATTGCCTATATTCTGGATCTGGCCGCGGTGAAGCATATCACCTTTACCGGAGAGTCCGCCCGGCCGCCTAAATCGGCGGCAGGAATCAGCGATAAAAATGAAGTGTTCGTTCTCCTCGAAGGGCTTGTGGACTTCGACCGTGAACGGGCGCGGCTTTCCAAAGAGATCGAGAGACGCCGTAATTTCATCGCCTCCATCGAGACAAAACTGGCGAACGAAAACTTTCTCTCCCGGGCGCCGAAGGACATTATCGAACAGGAGCGCCGCAAGGGAAACGATACGCGTGAAGAAATGAAAAAACTGATTGCCAACCTTGAAGCTCTCGGAGACTGA
- a CDS encoding PTS sugar transporter subunit IIC encodes METFLLLLLLGGIVSMDTTSGPQVMVSEPLVSCSLLGILLGMPVIGLLMGIVFQLLWFDYMPLGAVRLTDNNMASFISTASLLTAAKVYGFDNTIVRAALLPAMLFGIAVGFSGLYMTVFIRKRNGMRSEEIVSGLERGERPSLGMKHVFGIGTCFLKGVLMALVFVPVGAYLCGLVRHLPFKAVHVLVVGSYIIWGTVAASALHFYWQYNKKRYFLIGSIGGFLWLLVNVI; translated from the coding sequence GTGGAGACCTTTTTGCTGCTGCTTCTCCTGGGGGGCATCGTATCCATGGACACCACCAGCGGGCCACAGGTGATGGTATCCGAACCGCTGGTATCCTGCTCCCTTCTGGGAATTCTTCTCGGCATGCCCGTTATCGGTCTCCTGATGGGGATAGTGTTCCAGCTCCTTTGGTTCGATTACATGCCCCTCGGGGCGGTGCGACTCACCGATAACAATATGGCTTCCTTTATTTCCACCGCTTCGCTTTTGACGGCTGCGAAAGTCTATGGTTTCGACAACACGATTGTGAGGGCGGCGCTCCTACCCGCCATGCTTTTCGGAATTGCGGTTGGTTTTTCAGGGCTTTACATGACAGTTTTCATCAGGAAAAGAAACGGCATGCGCAGCGAAGAGATCGTCTCCGGTCTGGAACGCGGCGAGAGGCCCTCTCTAGGGATGAAGCACGTTTTCGGAATCGGGACGTGTTTCCTTAAAGGTGTTCTGATGGCTTTGGTGTTTGTACCGGTTGGAGCGTATTTATGCGGTTTGGTGAGGCATTTGCCGTTCAAAGCGGTCCATGTTCTCGTGGTGGGGTCGTACATCATCTGGGGTACGGTTGCCGCATCAGCCCTCCATTTTTACTGGCAATACAACAAAAAAAGGTATTTCCTTATCGGTTCGATAGGCGGATTCCTATGGCTTTTGGTAAACGTGATATGA